A window of Photobacterium toruni genomic DNA:
TAAATTAGCTGTCTTTTGACAATCCATATTTGCGCATTTTTTCAACAAGTGTTGTTCGACGCATACCTAACATATCAGCAGCACGAGCAACAACACCAGATTGTGCATCTAATGCTTGACGAATCATCTCAACTTCCAGCTCAGCAAGCATCTCTTTAAGATTCATCCCTTCTGGTGGTAAATCATTACCAAATACAGTGGCATCGGTATCAACAGCAGCAAACAGATCCGCTAATGCTTGTTGCTCTTGTTCCTCAATAGATACCATATTACTTTCGGGAATAAAATCAGGTAGCTGGCTATAGCGATATTTCACTGGAAGGTGGTTAACATCCACCATTTCACCAGGATACAGAATCGTTAATCGCTCAATTAAATTGGCTAATTCACGAATATTACCCGGCCAATCATGCAACATTAATGATGCAATCGCACGCGGAGTAAAATGGATCCGTTTTGCGCCTTCAGCTTCCATTCGAGTTAGCAATTCTTGCAATAATAATGGAATATCTTCAATGCGATCACGCAATGCTGGCATATCAATAGGAAATACATTTAAGCGGTAATATAAATCTTCACGAAATAATCTATCGGCGATCATTTTATCAAGATCACGGTGCGTTGCTGCCACAATACGTACATTAGCTTTTATGGTTTGACTACCGCCAACGCGTTCAAAACTACGTTCTTGCAATACACGTAATAATTTAACTTGCATCGACATTGGCATATCACCAATCTCGTCTAAAAATAAGGTCCCCCCCTCTGCCAATTCAAATCGACCTTTTCGAGTTGAAATAGCACCTGTAAACGCCCCCTTTTCATGACCAAATAATTCACTTTCAAGTAAATCGGCAGGAATAGCGCCACAATTCACTGGCACAAAAGGTCCTTTGCCACGCCCTGAATGATAATGCACATTACGCGCAACCACTTCTTTACCTGTACCTGATTCACCCAAGATCAATACACTTGCATCACAAGCAGCGACTTGTTCTACTAACCGACGAATATTACTAATATCTTCACTTCGCCCTACCATGCTTCTAAACAGCATGTTTTTACGCCCTAACGACGGAACCTGATGAGTAAGCTTACCTAAATATTCTTGGCAATGACGAAAGGCATCTGCTAATTGATTATAATGTAGAGGGAATTTAAGGTTGCCAATATAATTAGGTAATTCAACCAATAACTCATGGTGATTAGTTAATGCAACCACAGGGATCTGCGGATACATTTTAAACTTATCTATAATACTATTGAGTCTTTTGGGATTGGTAATGGTTCCTAGCAGGCAGACGCCCCATGGCTGCTCCCATAATGACATAGACAAATCTTGCGATGACAGTGCACTATGATGTTCACCCATAAAATTAAGGATGACACCTAAATCATGACATTGTTGTGGGTCGTCATCAATAACGAGCGTATTTACTAAACCGTCCATAGAAGGATACTGCCTTTATACTTTATAAGAATACACCCTGATGGTATATTCAATGTAGCAAACAGAACAACAATCAAGAAGAGAGTGATTACATTGTAATTAATGCATATTATAAGGCAAGATTTGACATGTAAAAGCTGTGACACCAATACAAATAACAATGTATTTGATCAGGTTTTATGTAAATTTTAAGCTAAAAACACTTTAAAAAAATATTATCGGCAACACTAATTACCATTACCGATAATAAAAATCACTTAGTTTGTTTCAGTAAGGTAGTGATATTCCGTTGGAATTTGATCCCACGCTGACTTTATTTCACGTAGCATACCAATAACATCATCTAATGGCTGAGTCACATTTTCTGCATTAGCACGTGAAATCTCACTGCCCATAAAATCATACAATGCATCAAGGTTTTTAGCGATATCACCACCATCTTCCATTGATAAGCAATCACGCAAACTTAATACAATATCTAATGCTTTGGTTAAACGCTCACACTTAACAGCGATATTCCCCTGTTCCATCGCAGCCTTGCCCTGAATGAGACGTTCTATCGCCCCAGCGTATAACATTTGAATGATACGGTGTGGTGATGCGCTAGCGAGTTGTGCATTCACTGAAACTTGCTTATATGCCTGAAGAGAACCACGCATGTTATTATCCTTTGTTTAGTAGCGAGACATTATCAATAAACATCAGGTTTAGAGGTTATTGTCCGTGTTGTTGAATATTGCTGTAGAGCGATAATGATTTTTGACTTTTTTTCGAACGTACCAATTGCATACCAATACGATCTTTATGCTGTTGTAATAACCCTTTCATCGCCTGCGTACGTGTCACAACATCATCAAATACCGCCCGTGATAAATCCGTTTGTTTAAGCACAACTTCCACTTGCTGATGACGTAAAGTGACTAAGTTTTCTAATTGTTGTGGAAAATCATCAGAGTACTCTTCCGCTAGTAATAATTGTTCTATTTGACGTTCAAGCTGAGTAAGTGGATCTAGTGTGATTACTTGTTGCATGGGTTATCCTTAATCAAATGACATCATCAAGCTCATCATGCTACTAAGTTGATTATTCATTTGGCCGATGGCTTCATCCATCGCTAAAAACTGTTTATAAGTACGATCTTCATAAGCGACCATCCGTTTATTAAGCTCTGTCATGTCATTGTCTAATGATTTTTGGCGCTCTTTTAACGTGTCTTCTTTAACAGACAATGAGCCATCAGTTTTATCGGTAAAACTGTCTAACAACTTATCGGCTTTAGCCAGAAACCCAGTGTCTTCTTTTGCAAAAAATTGGCCGATAACTGCAAAATTTTCGCTGATAATATCGTCCAGTTTATCGCTGTCTTCTTCAAGCTCTAGGGTGCCGTCTCGCTGAATCGAAATCCCGAAATCAGACATTTGATACAGCTTACCGTTAATATCAATCGGCTCATTGAGTAAATTACGCATTTGGGTGGTCACTGAGCGGGTTAAGCTATCACCGTTCAATGCGCCGGCACGATTAGGATCATCTGGCTCTTTATCAGCATCAAAACCAG
This region includes:
- a CDS encoding sigma-54 dependent transcriptional regulator; its protein translation is MDGLVNTLVIDDDPQQCHDLGVILNFMGEHHSALSSQDLSMSLWEQPWGVCLLGTITNPKRLNSIIDKFKMYPQIPVVALTNHHELLVELPNYIGNLKFPLHYNQLADAFRHCQEYLGKLTHQVPSLGRKNMLFRSMVGRSEDISNIRRLVEQVAACDASVLILGESGTGKEVVARNVHYHSGRGKGPFVPVNCGAIPADLLESELFGHEKGAFTGAISTRKGRFELAEGGTLFLDEIGDMPMSMQVKLLRVLQERSFERVGGSQTIKANVRIVAATHRDLDKMIADRLFREDLYYRLNVFPIDMPALRDRIEDIPLLLQELLTRMEAEGAKRIHFTPRAIASLMLHDWPGNIRELANLIERLTILYPGEMVDVNHLPVKYRYSQLPDFIPESNMVSIEEQEQQALADLFAAVDTDATVFGNDLPPEGMNLKEMLAELEVEMIRQALDAQSGVVARAADMLGMRRTTLVEKMRKYGLSKDS
- the fliS gene encoding flagellar export chaperone FliS, producing MRGSLQAYKQVSVNAQLASASPHRIIQMLYAGAIERLIQGKAAMEQGNIAVKCERLTKALDIVLSLRDCLSMEDGGDIAKNLDALYDFMGSEISRANAENVTQPLDDVIGMLREIKSAWDQIPTEYHYLTETN
- a CDS encoding flagellar biosynthesis protein FliS; translated protein: MQQVITLDPLTQLERQIEQLLLAEEYSDDFPQQLENLVTLRHQQVEVVLKQTDLSRAVFDDVVTRTQAMKGLLQQHKDRIGMQLVRSKKSQKSLSLYSNIQQHGQ